The nucleotide window atatacacacacacacacacatatacatacacacacacatacatacatacactggATATCTGCTGTGGATGGTCAAAGCTACATATATCAAATCATGGCAGACATAAAGGCATGGAAACATGGAGTGCTTGCAACAGCTATGCCAAAACAAATGTACCAAGTAAACAAATAAGTCAGTCAGCTgcaataaatgcttaaaaatactaaaataacaaaatgtaccTGAATTTCCAAAATGGTAATTACTAAGGTGGTAAGCATAGGGATGGTGGTCTATATAGAGTTTACAAGTTGGTAAGATTTCTGGGACTTATATTGGTGTCGATAAAGGTAGAACTATACTTGTGTAAAATGTGAGTTGGCAGGTTcagtcccttttgcaataaaacaaagttacctGCCTGCTCAGAATCATTTCtgtaatgtacattgagctgtgcatgctgcaGCATAGCTGcctgtcaggaatgaatgaactgcatGCATCCAAGAGCACTGTGTCATTTTGGTCTAGCCAATTAAGATGGTTGAAGACACCTAACCTGGAAGGGGACTCGGCAAAGATGTCTGCacccgcaaaaaaaaaaaaacctctccattatttggaaagtaaaaataataaacatgccaacacctatttttttatctttaaaaattagaTGAGtgattactaaataaaaataggatattATTTGAAAGTCAGGAATAACCAAATTAAACAACTGATCAATCCTTAGgtaaaaggttaataaaaatgtatgatagaTTAAATAAACCACTGACTACAATCTTATCTATTAAATCAGATTCTGTGGGTTTCAGATTGGCAGTCCTAAAAAGCATGCCACGATCACATCCAACAACATACGTAGCCCTCATTCAATGGCACCAATATGATTGTAAACCAATTTCCTAAATGACATTTGACCATTTGTGAATacaatttttgacaaaaaaatactctttatatAAGTATCAAGTAGAAAAAGGAGTTTACTATCCAAAGATCATATTTTCTTGAGCAAGTATCAACTCATTGTTATATTACTGGTTACCTTGCATTATGATCCAATAATATGTAAGCAATCATATTAACATAGCATTATTAGAAGAGGTTTGTTTTGCAATTAGtgttaccaaaatatatttaccagacACCCTAATTTTCAGAACCAAGTTGGTCACACATGAGTGAAGTGTCACTCACCAGGCCATCTTTTTCCTCTGCCACTCTTTGATAATGTCCTGCAAGACTGGTGTAGTCCTCAACTTGTTTACTGCACTCAAGACACTTGAATCCATGGCGTATAAGTCCATATGGGTCGGCATAAAGTGGCATGGCTGGTGGAGCATAGGAGGAAGTCCCAGACCATGCTCCTAGTGGGGTTGCTGGAGCTATGGTTCGTTGAGTGGATGTGGAGGGTTGGGAGGAAAGAGCTGTGGAAACTAAAGGTGGTGAAGCCAGCATCTGTTCTGAGGATATGGGCTTCATCATCAGTTGAGAGCACTGCATGATTAGTCCTTTACTCTTGTGCTCCCTAGCATGACCTAACAGACTGCACTTATTATAGAACTGAACCATTTTAGAACACTGGGTACACATAACCTCAATATGGATACTTCTTCTGTTCTGGTGCTGAACAAGACTCTTTTCCAAGGCAAAAGAGTCCCCACACTCCAGGCAAGAGTAACCAGAAGCTGGTAGAGATATATTGCAGTCTGGTGGGGGGTTCAAATTTGGGGTGTATGTTGGGACCGGGTTAGCACtatgtaaaagtttattaaaagcaTCCACTATTACAGGAGCAGCAATTTTAACTTGATGTACAAGTGGAACTGCCATAGGAGAACTGTGTGTCTGTCTCAAAGGAGTAGCCTTTTGCCCCACACTAGTGCCAACACTATTAGGGACAAGGTTAAGGCTGGCAAGGTGGACAGCTTTTGGAAGTAGGTTGGTAGAACTGGCTGCAGTCTTTGTAGTTGCCGCTGATTGCTTCTTGTTCTGTGATGTACCGGTGTTCTTTGACGAGCTATTGCCAGGGTTCTGAAGGTTTGATGTTTGGGTGTTCCTCTTTTTATCCCCTTTAGCATTGGTTACTTGAGTACCCGTTGCATTTTGCTCCTGATTGCTCACAGAAAGTCTTGCAGAACTCCTTGTCTTTTCCTTTTCTGACTCTGCCCCATCTTCTACATGCATAAGTGGTTTATTGTCTTCACCAGATGAATTTTCACCAATGCAGTCCTCAGGAGATTTTACCACATCATCTGGCTCAACTTCTGGCAGAATTCTAGTTACAGTTCTTTTTATCTCACCAGATGACATTTTTATAGTCTTGATTCTGACTTTTGGTATTGCAGGAGGTGAACCAGCACAGACTGAAGGAGAGTCTTTGCTGCTGGTGTCACTGCAGACACTCATAGGGCTGTCTGGATTTTTGATGATCTTTTTAACCACTTCCAGTGGACTTCGCGGACTTTTTGGTGACTTTGGCATTTTTGGACTTCCTTTAATACTTTCCTTCAATGGGATGCTAACATCTTTAGGAATATTTAAAGGCTCCTCCTTAGGGACCACTGCAACTTTCTTGGCTTGCAATGCTACTAAAGCAGCTACACAGGAAGATAATTTAGAGTGAGCTGGCTTGATACGCTGTCGAGGAGGCACAGCTGATGTACCAGCCAAGCTGCCATAGGAATCCCCAGCAGATGAAAATGCCTTCTCCTCAGAAATGCTTTCATCCTGGACATCCCTGAATGGCAGGGAAGGACCAAGGAAACTGTTTGTTTTATCAACATCCCTGCTTTGCTCTGCGGTTCTATTTTTGTCCATTTCAATGCAGTCTGATTTTTGATCCTTCTTACAGTATTCATCAAACATACTAAGTTCAGGCTCTGTAGATTTCCCTAATGAATCCACCATGCAACCTTCTTCAGGAACATACAGAGAAGGCTGTGGAAAATAGGGAGACTCTGCTGCTTTTTGATTGCTCACTACTCCGTCTTTTGAGTCTTCTGGCTCGGGACTTGAAATAGGGCTGAACTGGCTAAACGTTGGCAATGGTTCTACTTTATGGGACTCCATTTTTTCACCATAATTTCTAGAGTTGTCCCCATTGATAAAACCAGGCTCAAATTTTCCATAACCAGGTCCCACACCAGGCGGCTCAGGGCTCACTTCTGGACCACGAAACCCATTCTGGAGAAGAGCTGGACCCATGTgatttccttctttttctgttgCCTCAAATGACTCCTGCCGACTGGTATTTTTTACAATCACACTAACAGCAGGTACATCAGGTGCTGAAACAGACTGAGATAATGATAGGTTCTCATCCAAACACATTCCTGAAGTTTTAAGATGGTTCTCTTGTTCATCACTTGTAGACTGGATAGCTTCCTTTGGGTCCAAACTTGTGGCGTCAGGGATATCAAAGGCAGCAAGTAGATCGTCAAAGTCTGGAGTTTTCATGTCCCCCATGACTGGAAATATGACAAGATCTGAAATAGGAGTGAACAGAATGACTATGccatatgtttttattgaaaacaatcaGGACAACTTTcttaaatatacattgttttggACACTGTTCACTgtgatgtataataaatattatataaaaaaattataaagtacaGATACAGAACCCTGTTAGAGAAATGTGAACAGTGTGCAAAgcaaaacaagggtgcaataaatGCACAAATGGGGAGTACGCTTAGAAATCTGTAGAATGAACTGCGATTTTATGTCACAGGGGTTTATTACTTTCAGTGAGAAAAAAATCCACTGCGAAGCAGTGCCAGTCCCAGATCCTAATGATTCTTGGCTTTTCAAACCTACACTCTAAGCTTGGAGTTTGCATTATACATTCTTTCTTTAGATAAAGATGTTTACTTTTAATACCTGGGAACAAACGCTGTTTATACCCATATTTCCTGCAGTGTTATCACTCGAAATTCTGGAAAATAATCTCACTAAAATGTATAGCCCCAAtaaatttataatgtaaataGGAACTTACCAAGTGGGTCTATCTCATGGCTCCCCTTTGTGTAGATACTTCACAAAGCCTaaagacagataaataaataaaacagtcatTAAAAATTCACTAAAAATGGAATTTGGGGGTCTATCTATAAGGCAGTTAGTTAATCTGACATacactaaaatattccctggtggagaagcttccaggtccatgtgttcaaGTAACAGTAATGCAAGTGACAGTAATGATTCTcaaccaggtaatgtttcagtaaatgtcagatataCCGCTTTAAAAATTGACCCTTTAGAGTAGAATATTgaagaaagaataataaaaaatacaggctGTCACAATTATGTCCCTGTatacttttcattaaaaaatgtacaatcaaAACAAACCAAAACTAGCCAAGCATTACTTCGGCAATATAATCAAAACTCATTNNNNNNNNNNNNNNNNNNNNNNNNNNNNNNNNNNNNNNNNNNNNNNNNNNNNNNNNNcacacacatacattttacacACATTCAACCAAGTGACATTCATAAATGGAAACTTATCATAAAAGAAATGTAGAGGCAGCTATTGCTGATCGCTCTTGAAAATGCAAGCTGTTTACCCGAAAAACTAATTGTGTTGACTGGGAGCTCTGACCTAATTTGCATTATGCCTGTTTTGGGGTGGAAAACAGTACACTGCAACGGATATCCAAGTAGCTAGTATATTCAGAAAGTAACTGCCAATATACCACTCACCTCAGTCAAgggtgtgatcaggcaggtgtgtatgttttagtatgttttaatttcagaagggacatctcttGCCCTATTCTACAACAAAACCCTGCCTGATCGCAAATTTCTACAGTGGAACGTTAGCTCCACTTTTTCCATATAAGCCACTTATACAgttttcagtgctcaacccagaaatttttttaagctgggtgggaaaaaattgtatttagatggcagcccctgtattgtgatctaactcatcagtaaccaccaaaaaacagccaggtggctgctgaaaagtgccaggcggtgcaccgggctaaaaggggctggggagaatactggtcTTGTATAAGgaaagctactttttttttttaaacatttttcacctACAATCTTTAAATAAACTATGCCCTGTGctggaaatacaaaaacatcCCATGGCAGAACAAACACTACGCGGTCACATTAGATTCGAGTTCAAGATCTATATTGTCACCGACAGCTGCCTGAAAAGACATTTTCTGGCCCCGAGAGCACTATGAAAGGCAATCATAGCGATCACATGAGTTTGTTGACAAAACAAACATGTCTGCTAAATTGTCACTGAGCTCCAAACATAAGGAAAAATATTGACCGCTagctgttaaaaacaaaacaaaaaacattctagcctttcttaaagtgtacctaaaatcagaattttcactttacataaaagagcaaaaaaaggttaaaaaggtgcagcaccatccctttaattcttgatcacctcaGCAATCACGAAataatgggagcacagagtctcCAGGGATACTTAAGTCACGCTTGCTGGGAGGCTCtcggctgctccttctatgcatgcccgagagccctttcatcaatagaaaaaaattgcagatctcaaccaactatatactatataaaatgccttttacaacatttttatttatcaactccaattgtgtgtaaattcccccacctaccagattgtaagctcttcagggcagggtcctctcctcctgtgtcactgtctgtatctgtctgtcatttgcaactcctatttattgtaatatgttggcactatataaatcctggttaataataataataaccatgcGCAGGATAATCAGCAATTTTCCCCCCAATATAGGACACCCGATCTCGCGTCTGCGCAGGTGTTCAGAGGTGGCTCAAGTACCgactagcataaaaaaaaatcccagcattCTAGACCTTTAGCTAGCTTACCTGGTAAATGTGCTGGTAATTGAATTACATTATTCTATGAACACGTCTTCTAATGGCACCttacttttaaacaaaatacacttatttTGTTTGTTGGTGCAGATACACACCGGAAAGTCTTTACAAATGAGCCAGCTGTGTCATGGGCTACCACCAAGGCATACCTGCCCTCAATGTGTTCCAGTATttcccccagaattttttttaatatgggtgagaagttgtaggcgggtggcagcccctgtactgtgaacaaactttgcagtaaccacccaaaaacagccgggtgattactggaaagtgccaagtggtgcacccagctaaaagggggaAGACTGTattcattgtttatatatatatgcaaagttAGGATCACAGTTAGTCTAGAGTTAGGTGCCACATGTTGTATGGGTGCCTTGGCATGGCAGCAAAGttgctttacatttatattcaaatgtttttaacaaaaacactGTTTCTAACAAAAGATTgtttgtatgaattttttttattggtagctGGCTGGTAAGTGGCATTGTGTTGGATTACTTTAAAGTTAGTTGTAGACTGATCAAAAAAaggccatttttattttagtcggagccaaaagtaaaaataaccctAATAAAGCATTCCTGTCCCCACATGGTCAATGAGACATAACATGCAGGCAGAATTTTGATTAATTTTACCCACATTTACCACAACTTTACGCTGTCTCCCTTTTCCCCATTTATAATGTCGAGTGTTCCAGCAGACTCACATATGTGACAATAGATATTATAATCCAACCCATGTGCAGTCTGTTTGCAGCTTCCTTCCATCCTTTACAGCTATAATAGGAGTAACATGACATACCTAGCAGTGGAAGTGACTGTAGGTGGAAAGGGACTGCTCAGCTCTGACAGTGTGGGAAATGTTGgctttctataaaataaatggcacagtCACTTTGATTTTTGTAGCAGGGGTGAGTTGAGGTAACAGTCATAGAAATGTTCACAGGAGACACTGCAAAATGGGTAACTGATCTTTGCCCAATACTGACAAATTTACTTTGACCTGCATGGTCTACATGAAAGCCATCTTGGCAGTGACAGGGTTTTACTTCCTCGTATTACAAACTACATTAGGTAaagcaacagaaaacaaatacacaaCACTCCAAATCTGGTGAGACCCGCAGTGCTTTAGGATCTCATCCTGCAGACATACAGCTATAAGCACACACAACAAAACAAAGAGTCCTGATATATAAGAGGTGACATTTCTTAGGGTATTGTTTAGGCAGAATTATCATACCAGCACCAGAGTTATGAAGAGAATGTACACTCTAGGCATGTTCAacacattgtatattttaattaggattgcaaacagacaggtaagttggTTTATCAAAAACCCTGCTTGCAgttctttttcagttttcttctgctttacTGTAAGTGATCTGAAGCAAACATTATTTTCTTACACATGTGTATATACAAACTGAGAACAATGACCTAACAAGGCAGACACACATACTGGCCTAACCTGACCATCCCCAGACATCATTATCTGCCGATAGGTCCCTAAAGATGAACCTTGCCGAATTGTCTGCGTTTAGGTTATAGGAGGAGGCAGAGAAATGTACTGGAGCACCTCCAGCTATGGCGTAAAAGGAATTGCTTCAGCCGCTATTCCCGGGAGAAGATTTAGCTGGCAGACACATCTCATCCTTCCATAAGGCTGATAAGCATACATGCATTCTTTCAGTGTTAAAAACATATAGAAGGTGGCTGATAAGTGGGGTTGCAGACACTCTGCTGCCCTAAAACCATAAATGCATCATCATGTGTAACTTAGACCTATACAGAGAATATTTTACCCACTGCAAAGTAATGGAAAGGCAAAGCTGGATGAGTAGTACATACCAAACCTGTAAAACCTTACCCATGTATGCCTTGACAAATACCTATTTAAGCTATAAAAATTTGTGCCAACATGCCCCTAATAGTACATGGGTTCTTTTAACTCACTGCTTATGTTTGGTAGTCTTGCTTGGCATAAATGTACATTGCAACTAGAGGAAGTAATAAGAAGAAAATTATTCACTACActgcaagaaatattttttgaatgctaacctttataaaaaaaaaagtgtagtcgAACACCTGCCAAACTGTGCAGACTacagagaggaaaaaataaagaacattgaGAGGTAAAAGCTTTCACGTGGTAAGAATACACATGAGCTCCTCTCGCCCTAGgtgttttatgtcatttttgtgaTTCGTTCCAACTCTGTCCTTGGAACAATTTCTGCTTTGCTCCAGACAAGCCTATCATGTGTCCAAATAACCAGAGGAGAAAATTAAGACAAAAAGTTGATGCCTGGAGATAGGACAGGGGGTCCATTCAAAGGGGAGAACTGCTAACACATAGGCTACAGTggcaaactttaaaacaaaagggGATACTGACTGTAGAACAGTTGGGAAGTTCCCAATATTAGGATTTGCCATATGGTATAATAAAACTGAATAAtcattgttaaaatgtttgaaaaacccAAACCACTTCtatgatttggaaaaaaaagtggaataaagtaaacatttcccACTGCTGAAATAGATTTGCCACATTATGTTTACttctaggaaaaaaacattttttttttttttacaaataagtacCTGAAATGGTAACACTGGCTTAGTTTCACATTCCTTGAATCTACCTGAAGTGCACAATGCTCAGCTCCTCACTGTGATTGTGAAgtagagagagaggagaaaagcTTCTGATTGCTATGTAAACCTACTAGAAAGACTTTGCCCGACTTATGAACTGACAGTAGACaaaacaaacttctttttttcacatgtacAGCTCTCCCTCTGTAGAGGATATGACCTAACCTACCAACATTGCTGCACGGTTGCATAGGAGGTATTGTGTGTTGGGGGATAATTCTCCTAGGTACACCACAGTGAGCAAGTGTTCTCCCCATGGGGCAGGACATGTGTTACTGGCTAGATCACCAGATAGAACTAagggagaaaaataaatgtagccacCACCTATaagatacaatatattacaaacacTTTCATTGAAAGTGTatgtacagacattttttttggtgAGAAGGCCTGTCAAGCTTTCATTACGGCTTGTGCCCCCACTGAGAAAATTTGACCTCTTAATTTGTTTCTGTGACCACCATTACCAACACAGTGACAATGACTTTAACATGTTTGTGTTGTCACAGAAGTAGGTGGTAACTGGGGAAATCTGTTCTAGTGACAGATAATTACCTTGCTTTAGAGAATTCCCCTCTTACTGCTGTGTCTCTGAGCCAGGGAATAAGGAACATCTCCCTTCTGCAACACAgccagaaattatatatatatatttgtgtttttctaaaaCCTGCAGTAAATAGAGATGGGGAGAGTTTTCTGTGGTGTAGTTTAGTCACCAATGGAAATGATTTAGGATAAAATATACATTCGCCCATGGCAGCCAGAATATTTGACATTTCATCATCTTTTTGAAGCCCGATTGGGTGTTATagctaaagtgaccctgtcagtaGTCAATACATACAAGAATGTGTACAGACAGCATGTGTGAACCATAACATTCAGCACATCCAAAGGTGT belongs to Pyxicephalus adspersus chromosome 2, UCB_Pads_2.0, whole genome shotgun sequence and includes:
- the LOC140324291 gene encoding zinc finger protein 592-like, coding for MGDMKTPDFDDLLAAFDIPDATSLDPKEAIQSTSDEQENHLKTSGMCLDENLSLSQSVSAPDVPAVSVIVKNTSRQESFEATEKEGNHMGPALLQNGFRGPEVSPEPPGVGPGYGKFEPGFINGDNSRNYGEKMESHKVEPLPTFSQFSPISSPEPEDSKDGVVSNQKAAESPYFPQPSLYVPEEGCMVDSLGKSTEPELSMFDEYCKKDQKSDCIEMDKNRTAEQSRDVDKTNSFLGPSLPFRDVQDESISEEKAFSSAGDSYGSLAGTSAVPPRQRIKPAHSKLSSCVAALVALQAKKVAVVPKEEPLNIPKDVSIPLKESIKGSPKMPKSPKSPRSPLEVVKKIIKNPDSPMSVCSDTSSKDSPSVCAGSPPAIPKVRIKTIKMSSGEIKRTVTRILPEVEPDDVVKSPEDCIGENSSGEDNKPLMHVEDGAESEKEKTRSSARLSVSNQEQNATGTQVTNAKGDKKRNTQTSNLQNPGNSSSKNTGTSQNKKQSAATTKTAASSTNLLPKAVHLASLNLVPNSVGTSVGQKATPLRQTHSSPMAVPLVHQVKIAAPVIVDAFNKLLHSANPVPTYTPNLNPPPDCNISLPASGYSCLECGDSFALEKSLVQHQNRRSIHIEVMCTQCSKMVQFYNKCSLLGHAREHKSKGLIMQCSQLMMKPISSEQMLASPPLVSTALSSQPSTSTQRTIAPATPLGAWSGTSSYAPPAMPLYADPYGLIRHGFKCLECSKQVEDYTSLAGHYQRVAEEKDGLTCQVCQMMLPNKCSYGAHQRIHTHKSPYCCPECGVLCRSAYFQTHVKENCLHYTRKVAFRCIHCGVVFMSLGMLKAHIQDKHCEVFHKCSFCPMAFKSTESTTAHITAQHPTASHKNAQIIYKCSCETVFNKKRLLHQHFYQNTNTLLVSVFKCPECQLAYMQKQLLVQHLKVSHKGTACKWKKMLLRVTCYWYLNLCRSSCWRHCSYGS